The genomic segment CATAGCACCTATAGTTGAAATATCTGTTTTTGAATCCTGTTGTGATTCAGGTATTAGTTCTTCAACAACTACGAAAATCATAGCACCTGCTGCAAAGGATAGTGCATAGGGAAGAATAGGTTTCATAGCTATTACTGCAAATGCACCTATCACTCCTGCTATAGGTTCAACTATCCCTGACGCCTGACCGTACATAAAGCTTTTAAACCTAGAGAAACCCTCTCGTCTTAATGGTATAGAAACGGCAGCCCCTTCTGGAAAGTTTTGAATACCAATACCAACTGCCAGTGCAACAGCTCCTGCTAATGAAGCTGAAGGAATATTAGCTGCTACTGCTCCAAATGCAACCCCAACCGCAAGTCCTTCTGGTATGTTATGTAGCGTTATTGCAAGTACCAATAAAATACTTCTTTGCCAACTAGTTTTAATCCCTTCCGCCTGTTCTATTGGTTGATTAAGATGTAGATGTGGTAAAATTTTATCCACTGCCAAAAGGAAACCCCCACCTGCGAGGAACCCTACTGCTGCAGGAATCCACGATGGTGTACTTGTTTGTTCTGCCATCTCTATAGCAGGAGCTAGCAATGACCAAAAGCTGGCAGCAATCATAACTCCTGCTGCAAACCCAAGCATACCATTTAGCACCTTTCTGCTTATATTTTTAAAGAAAAATACTAAAGACGCTCCTAAAGCAGTTACACCCCAAGTAAATAATGTTGCAAAAAGAGCCTGAACTACGGGATCAAAGCCTTTAAGCCAGTCTATTATCATAAAAAATCCTCCATTCTAATACTTCTTGTATTTTTTCAATAGTACCTTTATTTACAGAATACTATACCCTTTTATGTTTGTAAATATTATCATTTAAGATAAAAACATTTATTTCATTCCAGTCACATGTATACCGTTTTCTTTTATGTCAATAATTTTAATGTGTGATTGCAATTGAAAGGAGCATGTTAATGAAAACTAGTATCCATTTAAGCGATGATGAAACCCTAATTAAAGAATATATAGAAAGAGGCAAGGGGCTTTTCAATGATGGGAAAATTGAAAAAGCATTCAAAAATTTTAATAAAGCCATTTTCCTCAACAATGAATATGCGCAGGCTTATTTTGTCAAAGCTCAAGCTTATATTGAAATGTACGAAGCTTACGAAGCTGAAAAATGCATAAATAAATATTTACAGTTAGTCCCTGGTGACCCAAAGGGCTACTGGAAGTTAATTGATATAAACGATTTAACTGGTGACTTTGATAAATGTATTTACTATTGTGAAAAACTTCTTGAGGCCGATAAACAAAATACAAACATATATTTAAAAAAAGCAGAATTTTTAGCTATTATTAACGATTTTGAAAAAGCTTTAGAATGTTTTGATGAATCCCTAAAACTAAGTCCTGATTTTTATGATGCACTATGTGGTAAAGGAAGTGCACTACTCTCTCTACATAAGGGTAAAGAGGCTCTTGTAATATATAATAAAGCCATTGAAGTTGATATCACTAGAAGTGTTGCATATTTTGGAAAATCAAAAGTATGTATGGCTATGGAAAATCGAATAATAGCCTTAAAATATGCAGCAAAAGCATATGAACTGGAACCTGAAAATGAATGGTATAAATGCCATTATACCGTATTAAAAAATATGTACATAGGTATTAAATCATCTCCTTCGCTGTTGTAATGTCGCTTAATAATAAAATGCTCCCACCTTATATGTGAGAGCACTTTACTATTTACATATTCTCATTGCTTCTTGTATTTTTCTTAAATGATTGTCATAATCGGCTACAACAGCTTTTACTTCGCTCATTAGACTAGCATCCAAATCCTTATTCTGCTCTATAAACTTTTTGCCTTGCTTTATTCCCATTTCCATAGCATCTATTGCATGCTCACACACTTCCAAATCAGTGTTTACGGGTATAAGTTTAATTTTCTCAAAAAAATCCGCCATAGTGCCCATTACCCCAAGAGTATCGGCAGCATTACCACCTAACTTTTCTATCCTATTGGTAATTGCCTCTTCATGTCTTTTAAATGATTCTATAATTTGAACTAGTTCATTTTTGAGCTCTTGCCCTTTAGCTTTACGGAGATAATCCTTAAAAGTAGTACCTCCCATGTGTATGCCCTTTAAAAATTTGTTCATTTCTTTTAC from the Clostridium sp. CM027 genome contains:
- a CDS encoding ZIP family metal transporter, whose translation is MIIDWLKGFDPVVQALFATLFTWGVTALGASLVFFFKNISRKVLNGMLGFAAGVMIAASFWSLLAPAIEMAEQTSTPSWIPAAVGFLAGGGFLLAVDKILPHLHLNQPIEQAEGIKTSWQRSILLVLAITLHNIPEGLAVGVAFGAVAANIPSASLAGAVALAVGIGIQNFPEGAAVSIPLRREGFSRFKSFMYGQASGIVEPIAGVIGAFAVIAMKPILPYALSFAAGAMIFVVVEELIPESQQDSKTDISTIGAMVGFVIMMILDVALG
- a CDS encoding lipopolysaccharide assembly protein LapB, which translates into the protein MIAIERSMLMKTSIHLSDDETLIKEYIERGKGLFNDGKIEKAFKNFNKAIFLNNEYAQAYFVKAQAYIEMYEAYEAEKCINKYLQLVPGDPKGYWKLIDINDLTGDFDKCIYYCEKLLEADKQNTNIYLKKAEFLAIINDFEKALECFDESLKLSPDFYDALCGKGSALLSLHKGKEALVIYNKAIEVDITRSVAYFGKSKVCMAMENRIIALKYAAKAYELEPENEWYKCHYTVLKNMYIGIKSSPSLL
- a CDS encoding DUF2383 domain-containing protein, producing MALNNDVKEMNKFLKGIHMGGTTFKDYLRKAKGQELKNELVQIIESFKRHEEAITNRIEKLGGNAADTLGVMGTMADFFEKIKLIPVNTDLEVCEHAIDAMEMGIKQGKKFIEQNKDLDASLMSEVKAVVADYDNHLRKIQEAMRICK